In a genomic window of Staphylococcus taiwanensis:
- the spoVG gene encoding septation regulator SpoVG, which translates to MKVTDVRLRKIQTDGRMKALVSITLDEAFVIHDLRVIEGNSGLFVAMPSKRTPDGEFRDIAHPINSDMRQEIQDAVMKVYDETDEVIPDKNASSEESDEA; encoded by the coding sequence ATGAAAGTGACAGATGTAAGACTTAGAAAAATACAAACAGATGGCAGAATGAAAGCACTTGTTTCAATTACACTTGATGAAGCTTTTGTGATTCATGATTTACGTGTAATCGAAGGAAACTCAGGTCTTTTCGTTGCTATGCCAAGCAAACGTACACCAGATGGTGAATTCCGTGATATCGCGCATCCAATCAACTCTGATATGAGACAAGAAATCCAAGATGCCGTTATGAAAGTATATGACGAAACAGATGAAGTAATTCCTGATAAAAATGCTTCATCAGAAGAATCAGACGAAGCTTAA
- a CDS encoding RidA family protein, whose product MKTINTNKAPEALGPYSHAMVVNNLVFTSGQIPLDTEGNIVSDDVKEQTKQVLENLSVVLAEAGSDLNSVVKATIFISDMNEFQQINEVYGSYFSDHQPARSCVEVARLPKDVKVEIEVVGKVKGI is encoded by the coding sequence ATGAAAACAATTAACACTAATAAAGCACCTGAAGCTTTAGGACCATACTCACACGCTATGGTTGTGAATAATTTAGTATTCACATCAGGACAAATTCCATTAGATACTGAAGGAAATATTGTCAGTGATGATGTGAAAGAACAAACCAAACAAGTACTTGAAAATTTATCAGTTGTACTTGCGGAAGCTGGTTCGGATTTAAATTCTGTTGTGAAAGCAACAATTTTTATCTCTGATATGAATGAATTTCAACAAATAAATGAAGTTTATGGTAGCTACTTTAGTGATCATCAACCAGCACGTAGTTGTGTTGAAGTTGCACGTTTACCTAAAGATGTTAAAGTTGAAATTGAAGTTGTAGGTAAAGTTAAAGGAATATAA
- the purR gene encoding pur operon repressor, giving the protein MRYKRSERIVFMTQYLMNHPNQLIPLTFFVKKFKQAKSSISEDVQIIKNTFQKEKLGTVITTAGASGGVTYKPMMSKEEATEIIDEIITLLQEKERLLPGGYLFLSDLVGNPTLLNKVGKLIASIYMEEELDAVVTIATKGISLANAVANVLNLPVVVIRKDNKVTEGSTVSINYVSGSSRKIETMVLSKRTLAENSNVLVVDDFMRAGGSINGVMNLMNEFKAQVKGVSVLVESKEVKQRLIEDYTSLVKLSDVDEYNQEFKVEPGNSLSKFS; this is encoded by the coding sequence ATGAGGTATAAAAGAAGCGAACGTATCGTCTTTATGACACAATATTTAATGAATCATCCAAATCAGTTAATACCGTTAACTTTTTTTGTGAAAAAATTTAAACAAGCTAAATCCTCAATTAGTGAGGACGTCCAAATCATCAAAAATACATTCCAAAAAGAAAAGTTAGGTACAGTAATCACAACGGCCGGAGCAAGTGGAGGCGTGACATATAAACCGATGATGAGTAAAGAAGAAGCAACGGAAATTATTGATGAAATTATTACATTGCTTCAAGAAAAAGAACGTCTATTACCAGGAGGCTATCTTTTCTTATCAGACTTAGTAGGAAATCCTACATTGCTTAATAAAGTTGGTAAATTAATAGCAAGTATCTATATGGAAGAAGAGTTGGATGCTGTTGTAACAATCGCTACGAAAGGGATATCACTTGCCAACGCAGTAGCGAACGTATTAAATTTACCTGTAGTAGTAATTAGAAAAGACAATAAAGTTACAGAAGGTTCTACTGTGTCAATTAATTACGTTTCTGGTTCATCACGTAAGATTGAGACAATGGTTCTGTCAAAACGAACATTGGCGGAAAATTCTAATGTTCTAGTAGTAGATGATTTTATGCGAGCAGGAGGCTCAATCAATGGGGTTATGAATCTCATGAATGAGTTTAAAGCTCAAGTAAAAGGGGTATCTGTACTTGTAGAATCAAAAGAAGTTAAACAAAGGTTGATTGAGGATTATACTTCTTTAGTTAAATTATCTGATGTTGATGAATATAATCAGGAATTCAAAGTAGAACCCGGCAATAGTTTGTCTAAATTTTCTTAA
- a CDS encoding 4-(cytidine 5'-diphospho)-2-C-methyl-D-erythritol kinase, with amino-acid sequence MIYETAPAKINLTLDTLFKRDDGYHEISMIMTTVDLNDRLSFQKRKDKKIIVDIEHNYVPNDQKNLAYRAAKLMMETYDLKQGVTITIDKDIPVSAGLAGGSADAAATMRGINRLFNLDISLEELSDLGIQIGTDVPFCIYNRTALCKGRGEKITFLNRPPSAWVVLAKPNLGISSPDVFRALDLNNAHYVDTLMCEEAIADGDYDKLCKSLSNRLEPVSMSMHPEIEKIKNNMLQCGADGALMSGSGPTVYGLAQKESQAKKVFNAVNGCCNEVYLVRLLG; translated from the coding sequence ATGATATATGAAACGGCACCTGCCAAGATAAATTTGACGCTCGATACACTTTTCAAAAGAGATGATGGTTATCACGAAATTAGTATGATTATGACTACTGTTGATTTAAATGATCGTTTATCTTTTCAAAAAAGAAAAGATAAAAAAATTATTGTTGATATTGAACATAATTATGTTCCGAATGACCAAAAAAATTTGGCTTATCGTGCAGCTAAGTTAATGATGGAAACGTATGATCTAAAACAAGGCGTGACGATAACGATAGATAAAGATATTCCTGTTTCAGCAGGGTTGGCTGGAGGTTCAGCTGATGCAGCAGCAACAATGCGCGGTATAAACCGATTATTTAATCTCGATATATCTTTAGAAGAGTTAAGCGATTTAGGTATACAAATTGGGACAGACGTACCTTTCTGTATTTATAATCGAACAGCTTTGTGTAAAGGTAGAGGTGAAAAAATAACGTTCTTAAATAGACCACCTTCTGCATGGGTTGTCTTAGCTAAACCCAATTTAGGCATTTCTTCTCCAGACGTGTTTAGGGCACTTGATTTAAATAATGCGCACTATGTAGATACATTAATGTGTGAAGAAGCGATTGCTGATGGAGATTATGATAAATTGTGTAAAAGTTTATCTAATCGTTTAGAGCCTGTATCGATGTCTATGCACCCTGAAATTGAAAAGATCAAAAATAATATGTTGCAATGTGGTGCTGATGGGGCGTTAATGAGTGGCAGTGGTCCGACTGTTTATGGACTTGCCCAAAAGGAAAGCCAAGCAAAAAAAGTGTTTAATGCTGTGAATGGCTGCTGTAATGAAGTGTATTTAGTTAGATTATTAGGATAG
- a CDS encoding Veg family protein, translating to MPKSILDIKNSIDCHLGNRIVLKANGGRKKTIERCGVLKETYPSVFIVELDQDKHNFERVSYTYTDVLTENVQVSFEEDNHQEVVAH from the coding sequence ATGCCAAAATCAATTTTGGACATCAAAAATTCTATTGATTGTCATTTAGGAAATCGTATTGTACTTAAAGCCAACGGTGGTCGTAAAAAAACAATTGAACGTTGTGGTGTGTTAAAAGAAACATATCCTTCAGTATTTATTGTTGAATTAGACCAAGATAAGCATAATTTTGAAAGAGTTTCGTATACATATACGGATGTGCTAACAGAGAACGTACAAGTTTCATTTGAAGAAGATAATCATCAAGAAGTAGTTGCACACTAA
- the rsmA gene encoding 16S rRNA (adenine(1518)-N(6)/adenine(1519)-N(6))-dimethyltransferase RsmA, giving the protein MERKDIATPSRTRELLNQFGFNFKKSLGQNFLIDVNIIHKIIDASQIDKSTGIIEVGPGMGSLTEQLAKSAKKVMSFEIDQRLIPVLMETLAPYDNVTIINEDILKADIAKAVETHLNDCDKIMVVANLPYYITTPILLNLMQQDIPIDGYVVMMQKEVGERLNAEVGTKAYGSLSIVTQYYTETSKVLTVPKSVFMPPPNVDSIVVKLMQRSEPLVTIDDEQAFFKLAKAAFAQRRKTINNNYQNFFKDGKSHKESILKWLEQAEIDPKRRGETLSIQDFARLYEEKKKFPELEN; this is encoded by the coding sequence GTGGAAAGAAAAGATATTGCGACACCTTCACGAACGAGAGAATTATTAAATCAATTTGGATTTAATTTTAAAAAGAGTTTAGGACAAAACTTCCTAATAGATGTAAATATTATTCATAAAATTATAGATGCAAGTCAAATCGACAAATCTACAGGCATTATAGAAGTTGGACCGGGTATGGGCTCATTAACAGAACAACTAGCTAAAAGTGCTAAAAAAGTGATGTCGTTTGAAATAGATCAACGTCTTATTCCAGTTTTAATGGAAACACTTGCCCCTTATGATAATGTAACCATTATTAATGAGGATATTCTAAAAGCAGATATCGCCAAAGCTGTAGAAACACATTTAAACGATTGCGACAAAATTATGGTCGTTGCCAATTTGCCTTACTATATCACAACCCCAATCTTATTGAATTTAATGCAACAAGATATTCCAATTGACGGTTATGTGGTCATGATGCAAAAAGAAGTTGGGGAACGTTTAAATGCTGAAGTGGGTACAAAGGCATATGGGTCATTATCAATTGTGACACAGTATTATACTGAAACAAGTAAAGTCTTAACAGTACCTAAATCAGTCTTTATGCCACCACCAAATGTCGATTCAATCGTTGTAAAATTAATGCAAAGATCAGAACCGTTAGTGACAATAGATGATGAACAAGCTTTCTTTAAACTGGCTAAAGCAGCATTTGCACAAAGACGAAAAACAATAAATAATAATTACCAAAATTTCTTCAAAGATGGAAAAAGTCATAAAGAAAGTATCTTAAAATGGCTGGAACAAGCGGAAATTGATCCAAAAAGACGTGGTGAAACATTATCAATACAAGATTTTGCACGATTGTATGAAGAAAAGAAAAAATTCCCTGAATTAGAAAATTAA
- the rnmV gene encoding ribonuclease M5 translates to MKINEFIVVEGRDDTQRVKSAVECDTIETNGSAINKETLTVIQNAQETRGVIVLTDPDFPGDKIRNIITEHVSGVKHAYIDREKAKNKRGKIGIEHAQPSDIKEALMHVSSPFEEAKESIDKSVLIDLGLIIGKDARRKREILGQKLHIGHSNGKQLLKKLNAFGYTEADVREALSMNEESD, encoded by the coding sequence ATGAAGATAAATGAATTTATCGTTGTAGAAGGTAGAGATGATACACAACGCGTTAAATCAGCAGTTGAGTGTGATACGATTGAAACAAACGGTAGTGCTATTAATAAGGAAACGTTAACTGTAATTCAAAATGCGCAAGAAACAAGAGGTGTTATTGTGTTAACGGATCCTGATTTTCCTGGAGATAAAATTCGCAATATAATTACTGAACATGTGTCTGGTGTGAAGCATGCGTATATTGATCGTGAAAAGGCAAAGAACAAGCGAGGCAAGATTGGTATTGAACATGCACAACCAAGCGATATTAAAGAAGCGCTTATGCACGTAAGTTCACCTTTTGAAGAAGCTAAAGAATCCATTGATAAAAGTGTGTTAATCGATTTAGGATTGATAATTGGTAAAGATGCAAGACGGAAAAGAGAAATATTAGGTCAAAAATTACATATAGGGCATTCAAATGGGAAACAATTGCTTAAAAAATTAAATGCTTTTGGTTATACGGAAGCAGATGTAAGAGAAGCATTATCGATGAATGAGGAGAGTGATTAA
- a CDS encoding TatD family hydrolase yields MLIDTHVHLNDEQYDEDLSEVISRAREAGVDRMFVVGFDTPTIERTMELIDEYDFIYGIIGWHPVDAIDFTEERLEWIEGLAKHPKIIGIGEMGLDYHWDKSPVDVQKEVFRKQIALAKRVKLPIIIHNREATQDCVDILREEHAEEVGGIMHSFSASPEIADVVINKLNFYVSLGGPVTFKNAKQPKEVAKHVPMDRLLVETDAPYLSPHPYRGKRNEPERVTLVAQQIAELRGMTYEEVCRQTTENAERLFKLNQ; encoded by the coding sequence ATGTTAATCGATACACATGTTCACTTAAATGATGAACAATATGATGAAGATTTAAGCGAAGTTATTTCACGTGCTAGAGAAGCGGGTGTTGATCGCATGTTTGTTGTTGGTTTTGATACGCCGACAATCGAACGTACGATGGAATTGATAGATGAATATGACTTTATTTACGGTATCATCGGTTGGCATCCTGTTGATGCAATTGATTTCACTGAAGAACGCTTAGAGTGGATTGAAGGATTAGCTAAACATCCTAAAATTATTGGTATTGGTGAAATGGGACTTGATTATCATTGGGATAAATCACCTGTTGATGTTCAAAAAGAAGTATTTAGAAAGCAAATTGCATTAGCTAAGAGAGTCAAATTGCCGATCATTATTCATAATAGAGAAGCAACACAAGACTGTGTAGACATCTTAAGAGAAGAACATGCAGAAGAAGTAGGAGGCATTATGCATAGTTTTAGTGCTTCTCCAGAAATTGCCGATGTGGTTATTAATAAATTGAATTTCTATGTTTCTTTAGGAGGACCTGTAACATTTAAAAATGCAAAACAGCCTAAAGAAGTTGCAAAACATGTTCCAATGGATAGATTATTAGTTGAAACGGATGCACCGTACCTATCTCCTCATCCATATAGAGGTAAACGTAATGAACCAGAAAGAGTTACGCTAGTTGCTCAACAAATCGCTGAATTACGTGGCATGACATATGAAGAAGTTTGTCGTCAAACAACTGAAAATGCTGAAAGATTATTTAAATTAAATCAATAA
- the metG gene encoding methionine--tRNA ligase, protein MAKETFYITTPIYYPSGNLHIGHAYSTVAGDVIARYKRMQGYDVRYLTGTDEHGQKIQEKAQKAGKTELEYLDEMINGIKRLWNKLEISNDDFIRTTEERHKLVVEKVFERLLKQGDIYLGEYEGWYSVPDETYYTESQLVDPVYENGKIVGGKSPDSGHEVELVKEESYFFNINKYTDRLLEFYDANPDFIQPPSRKNEMINNFIKPGLEDLAVSRTSFDWGVRVPSNPKHVVYVWIDALVNYISSLGYLSDDDALFQKYWPSDVHLMAKEIVRFHSIIWPILLMALDLPLPKKVFAHGWILMKDGKMSKSKGNVVDPNVLIDRYGLDATRYYLMRELPFGSDGVFTPEAFVERTNYDLANDLGNLVNRTISMINKYFQGELPAYQGPKHELDEDMEALALETVKNFNENMESFQFSVALSTVWKLISRTNKYIDETTPWVLAKDEAQRDMLGNVMAHLVENIRFATVLLRPFLTHAPREIFEQLNINNTELFELESLETYGALTQPIMVTEKPSPIFPRLDTEAEIAYIKESMQPPKSEESKEEAEAPSKDQIDIKDFDKVEIKAATITDAENVKKSDKLLKIQIDLGSEQRQIVSGIAKFYRPEDIIGKKVAVVTNLKPAKLMGQKSEGMILSAEKDGVLTLVSLPSAIPNGAIVK, encoded by the coding sequence ATGGCGAAAGAAACATTTTATATTACAACCCCTATTTATTACCCAAGTGGTAATTTGCATATTGGCCATGCATATTCAACGGTTGCAGGAGATGTAATCGCACGATACAAACGTATGCAAGGATATGATGTACGTTATTTAACAGGTACAGATGAACATGGTCAAAAAATTCAAGAAAAAGCACAAAAAGCGGGTAAAACTGAATTAGAATATTTAGATGAAATGATTAATGGCATTAAACGTCTATGGAATAAATTAGAAATCTCTAATGATGACTTTATTCGAACAACAGAAGAACGTCATAAACTTGTTGTTGAAAAAGTATTTGAACGTCTTTTGAAACAAGGCGATATCTATCTTGGTGAATATGAAGGATGGTATTCTGTACCTGATGAAACGTATTACACTGAATCACAATTAGTTGATCCTGTGTATGAAAATGGCAAAATTGTTGGCGGTAAGAGTCCCGATTCAGGCCATGAAGTTGAGTTAGTTAAAGAAGAAAGCTATTTCTTTAATATCAATAAATATACTGATAGATTATTAGAATTTTACGATGCTAATCCAGACTTCATTCAACCACCTTCAAGAAAGAATGAAATGATTAATAACTTTATTAAACCAGGTTTAGAAGATTTAGCCGTTTCACGTACGTCATTCGACTGGGGCGTGAGAGTGCCATCAAATCCTAAACACGTAGTATACGTATGGATTGATGCATTGGTTAACTATATCTCATCATTAGGTTATTTATCAGATGATGATGCATTATTCCAAAAATACTGGCCTTCAGATGTACATTTAATGGCTAAGGAAATTGTGCGTTTCCACTCTATTATTTGGCCGATTTTATTAATGGCATTAGATTTACCACTTCCTAAAAAAGTATTTGCGCATGGTTGGATTTTAATGAAAGACGGCAAAATGAGTAAATCAAAAGGAAATGTAGTAGATCCAAATGTACTTATTGACCGTTATGGCTTAGATGCAACACGTTACTATTTAATGCGTGAGTTACCATTCGGTTCAGATGGCGTCTTTACTCCGGAAGCCTTTGTAGAACGTACAAACTATGATTTAGCGAATGACTTAGGTAACTTAGTTAACCGTACAATCTCTATGATTAATAAGTATTTCCAAGGTGAACTTCCAGCCTATCAAGGTCCTAAACATGAATTAGATGAAGACATGGAAGCTCTTGCTTTAGAAACTGTGAAAAACTTCAACGAAAATATGGAAAGTTTCCAATTTTCAGTAGCATTATCTACTGTTTGGAAATTAATCAGTCGTACGAATAAATATATTGATGAAACAACGCCATGGGTATTAGCTAAAGACGAAGCACAACGCGATATGCTTGGAAATGTAATGGCACACTTAGTAGAAAATATTCGATTTGCTACCGTGCTATTAAGACCATTCTTAACACATGCACCAAGAGAAATCTTTGAGCAATTAAATATTAATAATACAGAACTATTCGAATTAGAAAGTCTTGAAACATACGGCGCTTTAACGCAACCCATTATGGTTACTGAAAAGCCATCTCCAATCTTCCCTAGATTAGATACTGAAGCGGAAATTGCATATATCAAAGAATCTATGCAACCGCCTAAATCTGAAGAATCTAAAGAAGAAGCGGAAGCACCAAGCAAAGATCAAATCGATATTAAAGACTTTGACAAAGTAGAAATTAAAGCGGCTACTATCACTGATGCAGAAAATGTTAAAAAATCTGATAAATTATTAAAAATTCAAATCGATTTAGGTTCTGAACAACGTCAAATTGTTTCAGGTATTGCAAAATTCTATCGCCCTGAGGATATTATTGGTAAAAAAGTAGCAGTTGTAACAAACTTGAAACCAGCTAAATTAATGGGACAAAAATCAGAAGGTATGATTTTATCTGCTGAGAAAGATGGCGTCTTAACTTTAGTTAGCTTACCAAGTGCTATTCCAAATGGTGCAATTGTAAAATAG
- the rsmI gene encoding 16S rRNA (cytidine(1402)-2'-O)-methyltransferase produces the protein MATLYLVGTPIGNLGDITFRAIETLKNADFIACEDTRVTKKLCNHYDIQTPLKSYHEHNKAQQTDYLIELLAEGHDIALVSDAGLPLISDPGYELVVEAQNNNIKVETVPGPNAGLTALMASGLPSYTYTFLGFLPRKEKDKIAVLQERMYQDSTIIVYESPFRVVETLKAISKVDATRRVAVGRELTKKFEQIVMRDIESLLIAFQNEDIPQKGEFVILIEGAKPLETEQWFESLSITEHVAHYINEQQVKPKKAIKLVAEDRQMKTGEVYDIYHEIK, from the coding sequence ATGGCGACACTCTATTTAGTGGGTACTCCTATTGGCAATTTAGGAGATATTACCTTTCGTGCGATTGAAACCTTAAAAAATGCTGATTTCATTGCCTGTGAAGATACGCGTGTGACTAAGAAATTATGTAATCATTACGATATTCAAACACCGTTAAAATCATATCATGAACATAATAAAGCACAACAAACAGATTATTTAATAGAGTTACTTGCTGAAGGGCATGATATCGCATTAGTATCAGATGCTGGATTGCCGTTAATTAGTGACCCAGGATATGAATTGGTAGTTGAAGCACAGAATAATAATATTAAAGTTGAGACGGTCCCAGGCCCTAACGCAGGTTTAACAGCCTTAATGGCAAGTGGTTTGCCTTCATATACTTATACATTTTTAGGTTTTTTACCGCGAAAAGAGAAAGACAAAATAGCTGTTTTACAGGAAAGAATGTATCAAGACAGTACGATTATTGTTTATGAATCACCGTTTAGAGTTGTGGAAACATTAAAAGCCATTTCCAAAGTGGATGCTACACGACGCGTAGCAGTAGGACGTGAATTAACTAAAAAATTTGAACAAATCGTTATGCGAGATATTGAGTCATTACTAATAGCTTTTCAAAATGAAGACATTCCACAAAAAGGCGAATTTGTTATTCTTATTGAAGGCGCAAAACCACTTGAGACAGAACAATGGTTTGAAAGTTTATCTATTACAGAACATGTTGCGCATTATATAAATGAACAACAAGTTAAACCTAAAAAAGCAATTAAATTAGTAGCTGAAGATCGACAAATGAAAACGGGCGAAGTTTATGATATTTACCATGAAATCAAGTGA
- a CDS encoding GIY-YIG nuclease family protein: MDKHYVYIVKCKDNTLYTGYAKDVEARIAKHNAGKGAKYTKIRRPVVLVYQETFTSKSEAMRREYEIKTFTREQKLKMIEGK, translated from the coding sequence ATGGATAAGCACTATGTTTATATTGTTAAATGTAAAGATAATACGCTATATACTGGTTATGCCAAAGATGTTGAGGCACGTATTGCAAAGCACAATGCTGGAAAAGGAGCCAAATATACTAAAATAAGACGTCCGGTAGTGTTAGTTTATCAAGAAACATTTACTTCAAAATCAGAAGCCATGCGCAGAGAGTATGAAATTAAAACATTCACAAGAGAACAAAAATTAAAAATGATTGAGGGGAAATAA
- a CDS encoding tRNA1(Val) (adenine(37)-N6)-methyltransferase, producing MLKNHERYDYLIKENLQIIQNDDVFSFSTDALLLAHFTKVRKNDKVLDLCAGNGVIALLLSAKGSQQIESIEIQEQLVGMAERSFKYNHLNERLYMHHMDLKEVTKRFKPSQYTLVTCNPPYFKNNQLHQHQKEAHKIARHEVKCTLEDCMLAARHLLKQGGRLMMVHRADRLMDVLTEMRKANIEPKRVVFIYSKIGKSAVTIVVEGRKDGKQGLEIAPPFYIYNQDGAYSDEMRDVYYG from the coding sequence ATGTTAAAAAATCACGAACGTTATGATTATTTGATTAAAGAAAACTTACAAATTATACAAAATGATGATGTTTTTTCATTCTCTACCGATGCTTTGTTGTTAGCACATTTTACAAAAGTTAGAAAAAATGACAAAGTATTAGATCTTTGTGCTGGAAATGGTGTGATTGCATTATTATTATCTGCTAAAGGATCTCAACAAATTGAAAGTATCGAGATACAAGAGCAATTGGTAGGTATGGCGGAACGCAGCTTTAAATATAATCATTTAAATGAACGCTTATACATGCATCATATGGATTTAAAAGAGGTAACGAAACGCTTTAAACCTTCTCAATATACTTTAGTAACCTGTAATCCGCCTTATTTTAAAAATAATCAATTGCATCAACATCAAAAGGAAGCACATAAAATTGCACGACATGAAGTCAAATGTACATTGGAAGATTGCATGTTAGCTGCACGTCATTTGTTAAAACAGGGTGGTCGCCTAATGATGGTTCATAGAGCGGATAGATTGATGGATGTCTTAACAGAAATGCGCAAGGCGAATATTGAACCAAAACGGGTAGTGTTTATCTATAGTAAGATAGGTAAATCAGCTGTTACGATTGTAGTAGAAGGACGTAAAGATGGTAAACAAGGATTAGAAATTGCACCGCCATTCTACATCTACAATCAAGATGGAGCGTATAGTGATGAGATGAGAGATGTATATTATGGATAA
- the yabA gene encoding DNA replication initiation control protein YabA yields MNRNDLFEKIVQLESNVHQLNEDMTDLKSLAVQLIEENVTLQVENDNLKTLMAKSEQDVESTKVSNHLEGNKKETDKKNNTKSTIKHVKKPLPSKDNLAVLYSEGFHICNGELFGKHRYGEDCLLCMNVLNS; encoded by the coding sequence TTGAATCGCAACGACTTATTTGAAAAAATTGTTCAACTAGAAAGTAATGTTCATCAATTAAATGAAGATATGACTGATTTGAAGTCCTTAGCTGTGCAACTTATTGAAGAAAATGTCACTTTACAAGTTGAAAATGATAATTTAAAAACATTGATGGCTAAGAGCGAACAAGATGTGGAATCTACTAAGGTTTCAAATCATCTTGAGGGTAATAAAAAAGAAACTGATAAAAAAAATAACACTAAAAGTACAATCAAGCATGTCAAAAAACCTTTACCAAGTAAAGATAATTTAGCAGTTTTATATAGTGAAGGGTTTCATATTTGTAATGGTGAATTATTTGGTAAACATCGTTATGGTGAAGACTGTTTATTGTGCATGAATGTGTTAAATAGCTAA
- a CDS encoding stage 0 sporulation family protein, protein MPNIVGVQFQKAGKLEYYAPKDLDVKVDEWVVVESKRGIEIGSVKFPPKDVEDGDVTLPLKEIIRVATEDDIETYYQNDRDANEALELCKELVKNQQLDMRLVNCEYTLDKSKVIFNFTADDRIDFRKLVKNLAQNLKTRIELRQIGVRDEAKLLGGIGPCGRSLCCATFLGDFEPVSIKMAKDQNLSLNPTKISGACGRLMCCLKYENDFYEEARAQLPDVGDKIETPEGKGQVIGLNILDISMQVKIEGLEQPLEYKMEELEALN, encoded by the coding sequence ATGCCAAATATCGTAGGTGTACAATTTCAAAAGGCTGGGAAACTGGAATATTATGCGCCTAAAGATTTAGACGTAAAAGTTGATGAGTGGGTTGTAGTCGAATCTAAGCGAGGCATTGAAATTGGAAGTGTTAAGTTTCCACCTAAAGACGTTGAAGATGGAGATGTAACACTACCTCTAAAAGAAATTATACGTGTCGCAACTGAGGACGATATCGAAACATATTATCAAAATGACCGAGATGCTAATGAAGCATTAGAATTGTGCAAAGAATTAGTAAAAAATCAACAATTGGACATGAGATTGGTGAATTGTGAATATACGCTAGATAAATCTAAAGTTATTTTCAATTTTACCGCAGACGATCGTATTGATTTTCGTAAATTAGTAAAAAACTTAGCACAAAATTTAAAAACACGCATTGAATTAAGACAAATTGGTGTGCGTGATGAAGCGAAATTATTGGGTGGTATTGGACCATGTGGACGTTCGTTATGTTGTGCTACATTCTTAGGAGATTTTGAACCGGTATCTATTAAAATGGCTAAAGACCAAAACTTATCATTAAATCCTACAAAAATTTCAGGTGCTTGTGGACGTTTAATGTGCTGTCTTAAATATGAGAATGATTTTTATGAAGAAGCAAGAGCACAATTACCAGATGTTGGTGACAAGATAGAAACGCCTGAAGGTAAGGGTCAAGTCATAGGTTTAAATATATTAGATATTTCGATGCAAGTTAAAATTGAAGGACTAGAACAGCCGTTAGAATATAAAATGGAAGAATTAGAAGCTTTGAACTAA